Proteins encoded together in one Falco biarmicus isolate bFalBia1 chromosome 4, bFalBia1.pri, whole genome shotgun sequence window:
- the UHRF1 gene encoding E3 ubiquitin-protein ligase UHRF1 isoform X1, which translates to MGTRPPRTGLFRAKLQSPGSAQAAAAGRSAAPASSTATPGTGAMWIQVRTMDGKETHRVDSLSKLTKVEGLRLRIHEVFGVEPQRQRLFYRGKQMEDGHSLFDYSVGLNDIVQLLVRQSPAVLPAVSKEKDSELSDTDSGCGSGQSESDKSSHNGEGAMELEGQPSTAAQPDWTDPGFGLYKINDLVDARDTNMGAWFEAQVVNVTRKKHTNEAVDSCTDPDQPTAIPEEDVIYHVKYEDYPENGVVQLSSSDVRARARTILKWHQLEVGQVVMVNYNPDEPKERGFWYDAEILQKRETKMIKEINAKILLGEAGDSLNDCRITLVDEIYKIEEPGSACPVSACPLKRQSGPVCKACKDNPNKTCRICACHICGGKQDPDKQLMCDECDMAFHIYCLNPPLSSIPDDEDWYCPECRNDASEVVLAGEKLKESKKKQKMASANSSSRRDWGKGMACVGRTKECTIVPSNHYGPIPGIPVGTMWKFRVQVSESGVHRPHVAGIHGRSNDGAYSLVLAGGYEDDIDHGNSFTYTGSGGRDLSGNKRTAEQSCDQKLTNMNRALALNCSAPINDKNGAEAKDWRAGKPVRVVRNVKGGKHSKYAPVEGNRYDGIYKVVKYWPETGKSGFLVWRYLLRRDDEEPAPWTKEGKDRMKKLGLTMQYPEGYLEAVANKDKEKENNGDDEFDTPGKGKRKRKSAGGEEKLINSPTGTPKKTKVEPYKLTPQQKSLIKSDEANEKLWNEVLEALKDGPKFLNKVEEAFLCICCQEVVFRPVTTVCQHNVCKDCLDRSFKADVYSCPACRYDLGKNYTMQLNETLQTILTQLFPGYGNGR; encoded by the exons ATGGGCACCCGCCCGCCGCGCACGGGGCTTTTCCGCGCCAAACTCCAAAGTCCGGGGAGCGCGcaggcggcggccgcggggcgcaGCGCGGCACCGGCCTCCAGCACTGCCACGCCG GGGACCGGCGCCATGTGGATCCAGGTGCGGACCATGGACGGGAAGGAGACCCACCGTGTGGATTCGCTTTCCAAACTCACCAAGGTGGAGGGGCTGCGGCTACGGATACACGAGGTTTTCGGTGTCGAGCCCCAACGGCAACGGCTCTTCTACCGCGGCAAGCAG ATGGAAGATGGTCACTCCCTTTTTGATTACAGCGTTGGACTGAATGATATTGTTCAGCTCTTGGTCAGACAAAGCCCAGCAGTGCTTCCTGCTGTTAGTAAGGAAAAGGATTCTGAACTCTCCGACACAGACTCTGGCTGTGGCTCAGGCCAAAGCGAATCTGACAAAAGCTCTCACAATGGAGAAGGTGCCATGGAACTGGAGGgacagccaagcacagctgcGCAGCCCGACTGGACTGACCCGGGATTTGGCCTCTATAAG ATCAATGACTTGGTTGACGCTCGCGATACGAATATGGGAGCGTGGTTTGAAGCCCAGGTTGTAAATGTAACCAGAAAAAAGCATACAAATGAAGCAGTGGACAGCTGCACAGATCCCGATCAGCCAACAGCCATTCCTGAAGAAGATGTAATATATCACGTGAAATACGAAGA TTATCCAGAGAATGGAGTTGTACAACTGAGTTCGAGTGATGTACGGGCTCGCGCACGGACTATTTTGAAGTGGCACCAGCTAGAAGTAGGACAGGTGGTGATGGTCAACTATAATCCCGATGAACCAAAAGAGAGAGGTTTTTGGTACGATGCAGAGATTCtgcaaaaaagggaaacaaaaatgaTCAAAGAGATAAATGCAAAGATATTACTTGG GGAAGCTGGCGATTCCTTGAATGACTGCAGAATTACATTAGTGGATGAAATTTATAAAATTGAAGAACCAGGCAGTGCTTGTCCAGTTAGTGCCTGCCCATTAAAAC GACAAAGTGGACCTGTGTGTAAAGCTTGTAAGGACAACCCGAACAAGACCTGCAGAATTTGTGCTTGCCATATCTGTGGGGGTAAACAAGATCCAGATAAGCAGCTGATGTGTGATGAGTGTGATATGGCTTTTCACATCTACTGCCTCAACCCCCCCCTTAGCAGCATACCAGATGATGAGGACTG GTATTGCCCTGAATGTCGAAATGATGCGAGTGAGGTGGTCTTAGcaggagagaaattaaaagaaagtaaaaagaaacaaaagatggCGTCTGCTAATTCATCCTCGCGGAGAGACTGGGGCAAG GGCATGGCATGTGTCGGTCGCACAAAGGAATGTACCATTGTCCCCTCGAACCACTATGGACCGATTCCTGGGATTCCCGTTGGCACCATGTGGAAGTTCAGAGTTCAG gtgAGCGAATCTGGTGTTCACAGGCCCCACGTAGCAGGTATTCATGGCAGAAGTAACGATGGCGCCTATTCCTTGGTTCTGGCAGGAGGCTATGAAGATGACATA GATCATGGAAATTCCTTCACATATACAGGGAGCGGAGGGCGTGATCTTTCTGGAAACAAACGCACAGCGGAACAGTCTTGTGATCAAAAACTCACCAATATGAACAG AGCTCTGGCTCTGAACTGCAGTGCCCCCATCAACGACAAAAATGGAGCTGAAGCCAAGGACTGGAGGGCTGGAAAGCCGGTCCGAGTGGTGAGGAATGTAAAAGGAGGCAAACATAGTAAATATGCTCCTGTAGAAGGGAACAGATATGATGGAATATACAAG GTTGTGAAATACTGGCCTGAGACAGGGAAGTCTGGATTTTTAGTGTGGCGTTACCTGCTTAGGAGGGATGATGAAGAACCTGCTCCTTGGACCAAAGAAGGAAAGGACAGGATGAAAAAGCTTGGCCTTACGATGCAG tATCCGGAAGGGTATTTGGAAGCTGTTGCAAACAAAgataaggagaaagaaaataatggagATGATGAGTTTGATACCCcggggaaaggaaagaggaaaaggaaatcaGCAG gtgGGGAGGAAAAACTTATCAACTCTCCTACAGGCACTCCAAAGAAAACTAAAGTTGAGCCATACAAGCTGACACCTCAGCAAAAATCTCTTATAAAAAGTGATGAAGCCAATGAAAAACTGTGGAATGAAGTACTAGAAGCTCTTAAAGATGGACCG aaattcCTAAATAAAGTTGAAGAGGCCTTCTTGTGTATTTGCTGTCAGGAGGTTGTGTTTCGGCCAGTCACAACTGTATGCCAGCACAATGTGTGCAAG
- the UHRF1 gene encoding E3 ubiquitin-protein ligase UHRF1 isoform X2 yields MWIQVRTMDGKETHRVDSLSKLTKVEGLRLRIHEVFGVEPQRQRLFYRGKQMEDGHSLFDYSVGLNDIVQLLVRQSPAVLPAVSKEKDSELSDTDSGCGSGQSESDKSSHNGEGAMELEGQPSTAAQPDWTDPGFGLYKINDLVDARDTNMGAWFEAQVVNVTRKKHTNEAVDSCTDPDQPTAIPEEDVIYHVKYEDYPENGVVQLSSSDVRARARTILKWHQLEVGQVVMVNYNPDEPKERGFWYDAEILQKRETKMIKEINAKILLGEAGDSLNDCRITLVDEIYKIEEPGSACPVSACPLKRQSGPVCKACKDNPNKTCRICACHICGGKQDPDKQLMCDECDMAFHIYCLNPPLSSIPDDEDWYCPECRNDASEVVLAGEKLKESKKKQKMASANSSSRRDWGKGMACVGRTKECTIVPSNHYGPIPGIPVGTMWKFRVQVSESGVHRPHVAGIHGRSNDGAYSLVLAGGYEDDIDHGNSFTYTGSGGRDLSGNKRTAEQSCDQKLTNMNRALALNCSAPINDKNGAEAKDWRAGKPVRVVRNVKGGKHSKYAPVEGNRYDGIYKVVKYWPETGKSGFLVWRYLLRRDDEEPAPWTKEGKDRMKKLGLTMQYPEGYLEAVANKDKEKENNGDDEFDTPGKGKRKRKSAGGEEKLINSPTGTPKKTKVEPYKLTPQQKSLIKSDEANEKLWNEVLEALKDGPKFLNKVEEAFLCICCQEVVFRPVTTVCQHNVCKDCLDRSFKADVYSCPACRYDLGKNYTMQLNETLQTILTQLFPGYGNGR; encoded by the exons ATGTGGATCCAGGTGCGGACCATGGACGGGAAGGAGACCCACCGTGTGGATTCGCTTTCCAAACTCACCAAGGTGGAGGGGCTGCGGCTACGGATACACGAGGTTTTCGGTGTCGAGCCCCAACGGCAACGGCTCTTCTACCGCGGCAAGCAG ATGGAAGATGGTCACTCCCTTTTTGATTACAGCGTTGGACTGAATGATATTGTTCAGCTCTTGGTCAGACAAAGCCCAGCAGTGCTTCCTGCTGTTAGTAAGGAAAAGGATTCTGAACTCTCCGACACAGACTCTGGCTGTGGCTCAGGCCAAAGCGAATCTGACAAAAGCTCTCACAATGGAGAAGGTGCCATGGAACTGGAGGgacagccaagcacagctgcGCAGCCCGACTGGACTGACCCGGGATTTGGCCTCTATAAG ATCAATGACTTGGTTGACGCTCGCGATACGAATATGGGAGCGTGGTTTGAAGCCCAGGTTGTAAATGTAACCAGAAAAAAGCATACAAATGAAGCAGTGGACAGCTGCACAGATCCCGATCAGCCAACAGCCATTCCTGAAGAAGATGTAATATATCACGTGAAATACGAAGA TTATCCAGAGAATGGAGTTGTACAACTGAGTTCGAGTGATGTACGGGCTCGCGCACGGACTATTTTGAAGTGGCACCAGCTAGAAGTAGGACAGGTGGTGATGGTCAACTATAATCCCGATGAACCAAAAGAGAGAGGTTTTTGGTACGATGCAGAGATTCtgcaaaaaagggaaacaaaaatgaTCAAAGAGATAAATGCAAAGATATTACTTGG GGAAGCTGGCGATTCCTTGAATGACTGCAGAATTACATTAGTGGATGAAATTTATAAAATTGAAGAACCAGGCAGTGCTTGTCCAGTTAGTGCCTGCCCATTAAAAC GACAAAGTGGACCTGTGTGTAAAGCTTGTAAGGACAACCCGAACAAGACCTGCAGAATTTGTGCTTGCCATATCTGTGGGGGTAAACAAGATCCAGATAAGCAGCTGATGTGTGATGAGTGTGATATGGCTTTTCACATCTACTGCCTCAACCCCCCCCTTAGCAGCATACCAGATGATGAGGACTG GTATTGCCCTGAATGTCGAAATGATGCGAGTGAGGTGGTCTTAGcaggagagaaattaaaagaaagtaaaaagaaacaaaagatggCGTCTGCTAATTCATCCTCGCGGAGAGACTGGGGCAAG GGCATGGCATGTGTCGGTCGCACAAAGGAATGTACCATTGTCCCCTCGAACCACTATGGACCGATTCCTGGGATTCCCGTTGGCACCATGTGGAAGTTCAGAGTTCAG gtgAGCGAATCTGGTGTTCACAGGCCCCACGTAGCAGGTATTCATGGCAGAAGTAACGATGGCGCCTATTCCTTGGTTCTGGCAGGAGGCTATGAAGATGACATA GATCATGGAAATTCCTTCACATATACAGGGAGCGGAGGGCGTGATCTTTCTGGAAACAAACGCACAGCGGAACAGTCTTGTGATCAAAAACTCACCAATATGAACAG AGCTCTGGCTCTGAACTGCAGTGCCCCCATCAACGACAAAAATGGAGCTGAAGCCAAGGACTGGAGGGCTGGAAAGCCGGTCCGAGTGGTGAGGAATGTAAAAGGAGGCAAACATAGTAAATATGCTCCTGTAGAAGGGAACAGATATGATGGAATATACAAG GTTGTGAAATACTGGCCTGAGACAGGGAAGTCTGGATTTTTAGTGTGGCGTTACCTGCTTAGGAGGGATGATGAAGAACCTGCTCCTTGGACCAAAGAAGGAAAGGACAGGATGAAAAAGCTTGGCCTTACGATGCAG tATCCGGAAGGGTATTTGGAAGCTGTTGCAAACAAAgataaggagaaagaaaataatggagATGATGAGTTTGATACCCcggggaaaggaaagaggaaaaggaaatcaGCAG gtgGGGAGGAAAAACTTATCAACTCTCCTACAGGCACTCCAAAGAAAACTAAAGTTGAGCCATACAAGCTGACACCTCAGCAAAAATCTCTTATAAAAAGTGATGAAGCCAATGAAAAACTGTGGAATGAAGTACTAGAAGCTCTTAAAGATGGACCG aaattcCTAAATAAAGTTGAAGAGGCCTTCTTGTGTATTTGCTGTCAGGAGGTTGTGTTTCGGCCAGTCACAACTGTATGCCAGCACAATGTGTGCAAG